Genomic window (Electrophorus electricus isolate fEleEle1 chromosome 25, fEleEle1.pri, whole genome shotgun sequence):
ACCTCttaccaaagagccagctctctggcatagCAGCAAGAGAATGCTTTTAAATGGGTTAAATGGGTGCAAATAAAGCATCATACAACGTGTTATTTTGCTATCCTTCAAGATATATCAAATCGTTTACTGTGATTTTCTAGTTAAATATTCTTCTCTAGACAGAAGGTgctaaaaatattaaacacCATCAGCCTAACCAAGTCCAAGAACTGAGTTCAGTGCCTGTTATGCTTGCATGGTCCTTCGTTACTGATGTGAAGCACAGACCTTTTGCAGAGCATAAAGGGGCCGGATGAGATTCAGTCCTTTCATCTGTCCGAAAGGACTCATATCAATATGAATGGCTGATTCTGGGGCTTACCAATCAATAGAAGGCTTTCTGAACAGATCACAAGGCTATGGGCTTTGAAGAGTGAATTTATGCTGTGGTTTTCTGACTTAGTTTTTGAACCCAGGCCTTTCAGTTGCACAGAACAGGATGCAGGTTCTCCAGAGATACGAACACAGACCAGCAGAGAGGATATGAATGTGTGTCAGCCTGGTGTCTCTGTCAAAAAGACCCCTATTGGAGTAATAAAGGTGATGTGTGTAGGCGCCAAAACTCAGCAgttctcattgtgtgtgtgtgtgtgtgtgtgtgtgtgtgtgtgtgtgtgtatgtgtaggcaATGGGAGGATGCAGAGATCTTGGTGTTGCTACAGGTGATGTACACAGACCTGGACTTCATCTCCACCTTCAACATAGAGCTAGACGTGCTGCAGCAGTTCCTCTATGAGGTCTACAAGCGCTACAACAACATCCCCTTCCACAACTTCAAACACTGCTTCTGTGTCACgcagatggtgagagagagagagcgacagagacagaatgagagcgAAAAAGAGAgcgaaagtgagaaagagaacgtgagaaagtgagaaagaagaagagaggatgaggggTTAAAAAGGAATACAGTCAGATTATCTTGATTTCCTTCTGAGTCGTTTAATTATCCACAATCACATTTTGATTTCTAGTTAGGGGAAGGACCTTGAGATAATTCAGACTACACtttaacataaaaacacaattcttaataattttacatatttttagtTCACTGATATTACACCATAATCTAAATTAAACTTTGACCTTTAACGTATTTTGTTTCTGGAAGCTGCATATGTTACAATGCACAGGAACTGAACGGTCAGAGAAGGGCATTGAGTCCAGATAGCAATCCCGCTTTGTCTAATCAACTCCAGCGTTTTCTGAGCTGTGACTAGAGACCAGGACCTAATGCCTGTTACCTGTCCGACTCCCTGGCGCGTCTCTTGGCAGATGTATGGACTCATATGGCTAACAGATCTGAGGAGTAAGACTGACGATATGGATCTCTTAATCATGCTGACCTCAGCTGTCTGTCACGACCTAGACCACAGAGGCTACAACAGCGCCTACCAGGTGAGACAGATGTCTTAGTATACTCCTTTCTGCTGAAGTAATGCACTTTATGTTGAAACATTAATTTGAGAAGTACAATGCCCTGCTTAAAAGCGCATAAAAAGCACCGAGGCATTTTGTCTTGACTGGGCTGTAGTTATTTCTCACTTACAGGTGATGCAGTGATGATATCATGTTATTTTTTAGATCAATGGCCGCACCGAACTCGCCCTGAGGTACAATGACATCTCACCTTTGGAGAACCATCATTGTGCTGTAGCATTTGAGATCCTGGAGAAGGTAGCTCACTGCCTGGCTTAGAATTTGACGCAAATACCATAGCATCAAATTTCTCTGAAGATCTTATAGTGGTTTATTCCCTGTTCAGTACATCTACACAGAACTGATTTAAGTCAAGTAGAGTTAAATGTACTTAAATACAAGAATACATTACacaagagagaatgaatgtgtgaaataattaaaaatgaattatgtttAAACCTTTAAAGGTCTGAGGTTTGATTTACATCTCTTTTAGACTGAAAGCAACATTTTCCGGAACCTGACAACAGAGCAATacaagaggagaagagagagaatcattAAGTATGATCCACTATTCCCAGTTCAAGGCCACATTAACTCAGCTACCAACACCACAGGCCAAAGCTTTGACTATGTTGTCCTCAGGTGCATCCTGGCCACAGACATGAGCAGGCATACCGAGATCCTCAACAAGTTTAAAACCATTCTGCCCATGTTTGACTTCAGTGCCAAGTATCACAGGGATGTGGTAAGAGCAGATTCGTTTGCTACAACTCAAAAAAGGGAGACAGAGTCAGGAGTAACTGCACGTGGCCACTGAAGAAGAGACACGTTACCCAAGCCTTGCTGTAGGTCCCTGGCTGGACCTGGCTGGACCTCTGGCTGGAGCCCTGACTGGAGCCCTGGCTGGACCTCTGGCTGGACTGCTTGCTGCAGGAGTTATTCAACCAGGTCACATCTGACAAAACCATTTCTTATATACAAAGATGTTTgcttgatttttcttttttttccttttttttttgagagtaGGAACATTCCCACAGTGTCAGCGTGTGGTAAGTGTACCCGCCGAATCAGGTCGTCAGCTGCATGCTAACGCTAGctgttgcttgtttttcttttctttttaaactgcGTAGAGTGACATGGAGAAGCTGGGACTACCGGTCACACCGTTCATGGACCGACACAAGGTGACCAAGCCTTCCTCTCAGACGGCCTTCATCTGCTTTGTCCTGTTCCCTCGCTTCATCGAGCTGACCAATCTCTTTCCCTGCCTTGAGGTGAGGATGAGTATGGGTACCATAAAGCGCCAAGGACATCTAGGTTGCGCATGGAAATGAGGCCTCTACAATGCAGACTGGGTTTAACATGTTTGTGTCCAACAGATCATCGACCCGGTGAGGAAAGCCCTGGACTACTacacagagatggagaatgcACTGGACAGGGAGAAGTATAATCGCACTCAGAGTGAAAAGACAGCCAAGCCTAAAGAGGGCGCTATGACCAAGGAGTCTGAGGTTTCGCTAGAGCCAGGGCCTGCAGTGAAACCAAGCACACTCTAATCATAGAACACTGTCTGTGAGTAACATTGGTTGGACAGTGCTAAAGTTttactatatatttattgtcCGTGGCAAGCCTGACATGAAAACGTGAATGTTTTTCAAAGAGGCAAAACAAATCAGTATACCATACAAGAACAAATGAAGTTTAGCTCTTTGAACCTTTGTTAGTTTACAAGTGATTCTCTCCAAATGTACAGTAAAAAGGAAAATCTGTTATCATATGTTTTAGTGCTACTTCACATTTATCTTTTGCCGATAAGAAACTTGACCGATATGAACTTACATTTAGTCTATTAAGATACTTGGACTGGCACtacaaataaattgtatttacacCAAATGGCAAGTTGCATTTAATTCAGGGCTAACAGAGTGTTCACTTCACTCTGTTCTTCACTGTGCTGACTCATGAGCACAACTCTCCACTGGAGCTGCATTCTGAATTAATACACTTAATTAACCCTCCACGAGGCTGAGCAGGCAGTAGAAACAAcccccatccacccacacccccgTTCCTCTTTAGTGCATGATGTGATGGTTAAGACAGCAATCACACACCTTTCACATCAGCCAGCATAATACCGTCATGCCCCATTCATAATTAAACCGCTATAaagatatgaatgaatgaactggaATGAAAGACTGGGGGTCTGAGGTCAGTAAGGTGATAactgctctcctctgcttcttTGAGCACATTTCAGGGCAACCTTCCCATCTCGTGGTTGTCCATATAATGACTAATGGGAAATATGACCGTGGATGATCAGACTCGATCAGCGCCGGTCCCTTGTTCACCAAgaggatgaaaaagaaaaatatattagcGCACCTAGACATGCATTAACAAAGAATCAACGCTAGATGGTGCTAGAGGTCGTTAAAAGTGCAAAGATTCAGGTAGGAATAGTGCGGAGAGGCAGTTTTAGCAATGAACACTGAATGGACGAAAGCAGAACAGCTGGTTGTTTATACTGGAGCTGTTTTGTCACAAGTGCCAGTGATAGTCGGGCATAGTGTACAGATAGGATGTAACAGATGAAATGACAGCGATGCGACTTGCACAGGTTGGTGCACAGCAAAACCTCACTAGGAACATGACATCACAGGCTACAAGGTCCTAAAggtttccatttattttacgaaagaaaacatcaaacagaTGCAGCTCAGTTCATGTTATGACATAGAACATACCAGCCTCCATTGACTGGATGAATCAAAATGGAGTATAACGCATGCAGTCTTGCATTACTCTTGAACGTCACCCTTCACAAAAATAAAGACGCGCTTTCTGGACCGCGTAGCGTGCAGCATAAAGCGTAAAGCATCAGCATGCAGCACTGTACACATTTGCATAGGAAATTCTACTACGATTCCATATTTATCCCTCGGTATTACCGACATGACTTCCCACAAATGAACAGCGGCCCACGCCAAGCAGAAGCGCCCCGTACAGAGCAGCGCAGCGTTGCGTCACGCATCATTATAACCTAAAATTATGTAGACTGCATTTGGAAGAGTTTTATTTAGACTTTTGTCTGCCAGTACA
Coding sequences:
- the LOC113591695 gene encoding LOW QUALITY PROTEIN: high affinity cGMP-specific 3',5'-cyclic phosphodiesterase 9A (The sequence of the model RefSeq protein was modified relative to this genomic sequence to represent the inferred CDS: inserted 3 bases in 2 codons; deleted 1 base in 1 codon; substituted 1 base at 1 genomic stop codon); its protein translation is MYCVTSAFSRAVRVRGIGWNGNIYFTVNGRPEQAEFPVDSPSQDVKDLFRCAAEAGPQAFLKRYNTNISPXCYQLEVVAADCNSEPLGTKXAVALGFDLASMEKRSQSIEKKILVETGEXESFRQKLESVEDLSWLGLFKELNVSTHKPSPFYHKRTRRKTHEECEHVKEKFLQMSFLEVSEEVKEYLKTPTFDNWQWEDAEILVLLQVMYTDLDFISTFNIELDVLQQFLYEVYKRYNNIPFHNFKHCFCVTQMMYGLIWLTDLRSKTDDMDLLIMLTSAVCHDLDHRGYNSAYQINGRTELALRYNDISPLENHHCAVAFEILEKTESNIFRNLTTEQYKRRRERIIKCILATDMSRHTEILNKFKTILPMFDFSAKYHRDVVRADSFATTQKRETESGPWLDLWLDCLLQELFNQSDMEKLGLPVTPFMDRHKVTKPSSQTAFICFVLFPRFIELTNLFPCLEIIDPVRKALDYYTEMENALDREKYNRTQSEKTAKPKEGAMTKESEVSLEPGPAVKPSTL